From Bdellovibrionota bacterium:
GGGACCCAGGGGGCGAATGCGGATGCAAGCACCGGCGATCAAGGAGATGGCGCGTCGAGTCCCAAAGCAGCGAGCGGCGCCACGCAAAAAGCATTTCAAACGAACCTCTTTACAGGTTCCACGTCATACTCCATACCGATCGACGTCCCCTCCGGAAAAGACGGGATGCAACCACAGCTCGGTCTCACCTACTCCTCGGAGGGAGGAAGATCGTGGGTTGGATACGGATGGGCGCTGGGAGTCGGAGAAATTATCCGAAAAGGAGCCAACGGTTCCGTCGCTCAATTCAATGACACCGATGAATACGCAATCCAAATGCAGGGAGT
This genomic window contains:
- a CDS encoding SpvB/TcaC N-terminal domain-containing protein, which produces MRHRHSTQFASFISLLLAFLIAFNFPLSRAVYAAGTQGANADASTGDQGDGASSPKAASGATQKAFQTNLFTGSTSYSIPIDVPSGKDGMQPQLGLTYSSEGGRSWVGYGWALGVGEIIRKGANGSVAQFNDTDEYAIQMQGV